A region of Epinephelus fuscoguttatus linkage group LG1, E.fuscoguttatus.final_Chr_v1 DNA encodes the following proteins:
- the LOC125886400 gene encoding transmembrane protein 233-like, whose protein sequence is MALGVLNSQVKNSLSGSAFFDRGSIAEQEPPPPLRSYLCLTIFTCFCPAYPVNIVALVFSIMSRNSYYQGDYDGSRRLGRNALYVAVASIIIGLVIIAVSCIVHFTTMDF, encoded by the exons ATGGCTCTTGGAGTGCTTAATTCGCAAGTTAAAAATTCCCTGAGTGGGAGTGCATTTTTCGACCGCGGTTCTATAGCGGAACAGGAACCTCCGCCTCCACTACGCAGCTACCTTTGTTTGACTATTTTCACCTGCTTTTGTCCTGCATACCCTGTCAACATTGTGGCCTTGGTCTTCTCTATAATG TCTAGGAACAGCTATTATCAGGGTGACTATGATGGGTCGAGGCGTCTGGGCAGGAACGCTCTCTATGTCGCTGTTGCCTCCATCATTATCGGCCTTGTCATCATTGCTGTCTCCTGCATCGTTCATTTTACCACT ATGGACTTTTAG